One genomic segment of Nocardia spumae includes these proteins:
- the bfr gene encoding bacterioferritin, which translates to MEGDKEIIALLNEQLTAELTAINQYFLHAKMQENWGYTKLAKHTRHESIDEMKHAEILTDRILFLDALPNYQKLNPLRIGQTVPEQLEADLQIEMEAVTRLRGGIDLMRSRGDVTSARIFEAILEDEESHVDYLETELGLLTALGEQLYLQRFTDTPGD; encoded by the coding sequence ATGGAAGGCGACAAGGAAATCATCGCTCTGCTCAACGAGCAGTTGACGGCCGAGCTCACGGCGATAAATCAGTACTTCCTGCACGCCAAGATGCAGGAGAACTGGGGCTACACCAAGCTGGCCAAGCACACGCGGCACGAATCCATTGATGAGATGAAGCACGCGGAGATCCTGACCGACCGGATCCTGTTCCTCGATGCCCTGCCGAATTACCAGAAGCTCAATCCGCTGCGGATCGGCCAGACCGTCCCCGAGCAGCTGGAGGCGGACCTGCAGATCGAGATGGAGGCGGTGACCCGGCTGCGGGGCGGCATCGACCTGATGCGTTCGCGCGGTGATGTGACCTCCGCGCGCATCTTCGAGGCGATCCTCGAGGACGAGGAGAGCCACGTCGACTATCTCGAAACCGAGCTCGGCCTCCTGACCGCGCTGGGCGAGCAGCTCTACCTGCAGCGCTTCACCGACACTCCCGGCGACTGA
- a CDS encoding (2Fe-2S)-binding protein codes for MYICICNAVSEADVHTCVAAGACSTRQVKKACGWKPGCGSCTARLAEAVGRARASDPAESTAA; via the coding sequence GTGTACATCTGCATCTGCAATGCCGTCTCCGAAGCAGACGTGCACACCTGTGTCGCCGCCGGCGCCTGTTCGACCAGACAAGTCAAGAAGGCCTGTGGCTGGAAACCCGGCTGCGGCTCGTGTACGGCTCGACTGGCCGAGGCGGTAGGCCGGGCGCGCGCAAGCGACCCGGCTGAATCAACCGCGGCCTGA
- a CDS encoding GlxA family transcriptional regulator: MRPHSVAVLALEPIVGFDMTIPPTVLGAATDPAGNPYYDVRICGIDRTPIAATGGYSVVPEHGPELLADADTVIVPGTRLPAARADGTLSPPVRQALERIRPDARIVSICTGAFVLAAAGLLDGRRATTHWAYADTFRALYPSVRLDENLLFVEDGNICTAAGLAAGVDLCLHLVRGDHGSAAANRAARYCVVPSWRDGGQSQFIEQSVPDPGTDGTGPTREWALSRLDRELDVSTLAGHARMSVRTFTRRFKAETGMAPGTWVQHQRLRHARHLLETTGLTVDEVARAAGMGTAASLRHHLRTRLGVAPIAYRRTFRQPTGIGS; this comes from the coding sequence GTGCGACCCCATTCGGTGGCGGTGCTGGCCCTGGAACCGATCGTCGGCTTCGATATGACGATTCCCCCGACCGTGCTGGGCGCGGCCACCGACCCGGCCGGCAATCCCTACTACGACGTGCGCATCTGCGGGATCGATCGCACCCCGATCGCCGCCACCGGGGGCTATTCGGTGGTACCCGAGCACGGCCCGGAACTCCTCGCCGACGCCGACACGGTGATCGTGCCCGGCACCCGCCTGCCCGCCGCCCGCGCCGACGGCACGCTCTCACCGCCGGTCCGGCAGGCGCTCGAGCGCATTCGCCCGGACGCGCGGATCGTGTCGATCTGCACGGGCGCCTTCGTCCTGGCCGCGGCCGGACTGCTGGACGGCCGTCGCGCCACCACGCACTGGGCCTACGCCGATACCTTCCGCGCCCTGTATCCGTCCGTCCGGCTCGACGAGAATCTACTCTTCGTGGAGGACGGGAACATCTGCACCGCAGCGGGTCTGGCCGCCGGTGTCGATCTGTGCCTGCATCTGGTGCGCGGCGATCACGGCAGTGCCGCGGCGAATCGGGCGGCCCGCTACTGCGTGGTGCCGTCGTGGCGCGACGGCGGCCAGTCCCAGTTCATCGAGCAGTCGGTGCCCGACCCCGGCACCGATGGCACGGGCCCCACCCGTGAGTGGGCGCTGAGCCGGCTCGACCGGGAGCTGGATGTGAGCACACTGGCCGGTCACGCCAGGATGAGCGTGCGGACCTTCACCCGGCGCTTCAAGGCCGAGACCGGTATGGCGCCCGGCACGTGGGTCCAGCACCAGCGGCTGCGCCATGCCCGACACCTCCTGGAGACGACCGGGCTGACGGTGGACGAGGTCGCCCGGGCGGCCGGAATGGGCACCGCGGCGTCGCTGCGTCACCATCTGCGCACCCGCCTGGGTGTGGCCCCGATCGCCTACCGCAGGACTTTCCGGCAACCGACGGGGATCGGCTCCTGA
- a CDS encoding MFS transporter, with protein sequence MAFMPLVGGAGIRDDLPVTEIRLSDHPSTAAPRPVSRWPHPAWIVAAVGFVALLGAAAFRSVPSVLLEPLHEEFGWSHGTIGAAVSVNMLLYGVISPFAAALMDRFGIRWVVACALVLVAAGSGSTVLMTQPWQLMVTWGLLVGVGVGSMSMPFVATITGRWFVRHRGLVTGVLTAAGATGQLVFLPLISMLARDHGWRVPALVVAATALAVVPLVVLFIRDFPSDIGRGAYGAAADDDSGTRTAAAGGAMRAITVLSTVLRRPVFWLLAGGFAICGASTNGLVGTHFVSAAHDHGMPPTTAAGLLATVGIFDVAGTVASGWLTDRIGSRYLLTTYYALRGLSLLILPALFAPDVRPSMWMFIVFYGLDWIATVPPTVALCRAHFGADGPIAFGWVFASHQIGAAIAASGAGIIRDLQGSYQLAWYLAGGLCAVAAVMSLSIRQPSPQRTPEQ encoded by the coding sequence ATGGCATTCATGCCACTCGTCGGTGGTGCCGGGATTCGGGACGATCTGCCGGTGACCGAAATTCGCCTGTCCGACCACCCCTCCACCGCGGCGCCGCGGCCGGTGAGCCGATGGCCGCATCCCGCGTGGATCGTCGCCGCCGTCGGCTTCGTCGCACTGCTCGGCGCGGCCGCCTTCCGCTCGGTACCGAGTGTGCTGCTCGAGCCGCTTCACGAGGAATTCGGCTGGTCGCACGGCACCATCGGCGCCGCGGTGTCGGTGAATATGCTCCTGTACGGGGTGATCTCGCCGTTCGCCGCCGCGCTCATGGACCGGTTCGGGATCCGGTGGGTGGTGGCCTGTGCGCTGGTGCTGGTGGCCGCGGGCAGCGGATCGACCGTCCTCATGACCCAGCCGTGGCAGTTGATGGTGACCTGGGGGCTGCTGGTGGGCGTCGGGGTGGGATCGATGTCGATGCCGTTCGTCGCCACCATCACCGGGCGCTGGTTCGTCCGGCATCGAGGCCTGGTGACCGGTGTGCTGACCGCCGCCGGCGCCACCGGACAGCTGGTGTTCCTGCCGCTGATCTCGATGCTCGCTCGCGATCACGGCTGGCGGGTTCCCGCGTTGGTGGTCGCCGCGACGGCACTGGCGGTGGTGCCGCTGGTGGTGCTGTTCATCCGCGACTTCCCCAGCGATATCGGGCGTGGGGCCTACGGCGCCGCGGCCGACGACGACAGCGGGACGCGCACCGCGGCGGCGGGCGGGGCGATGCGGGCGATCACGGTCCTGAGCACCGTCCTGCGCCGGCCCGTATTCTGGCTGCTGGCAGGCGGTTTCGCCATCTGCGGGGCCTCGACCAACGGACTGGTAGGCACCCATTTCGTCAGTGCCGCACACGATCACGGCATGCCGCCGACCACGGCCGCCGGTCTGCTGGCCACCGTCGGCATCTTCGACGTCGCCGGCACCGTCGCCTCGGGCTGGCTCACCGACCGGATCGGATCCCGGTACCTGTTGACCACCTACTATGCGCTGCGCGGTCTGTCGCTGCTGATCCTGCCGGCGCTGTTCGCACCCGACGTGCGGCCGAGCATGTGGATGTTCATCGTGTTCTACGGACTGGATTGGATCGCGACGGTGCCGCCGACAGTGGCGCTGTGCCGCGCGCACTTCGGCGCGGACGGGCCCATCGCCTTCGGCTGGGTGTTCGCCTCCCATCAGATCGGGGCCGCGATCGCCGCCTCCGGCGCGGGAATCATCCGCGACCTGCAGGGGAGTTATCAGCTGGCCTGGTACCTCGCGGGCGGCCTGTGCGCGGTGGCCGCGGTGATGTCGCTGAGCATTCGCCAACCCTCTCCGCAGCGGACGCCGGAGCAGTAG
- a CDS encoding serine hydrolase domain-containing protein: MPAVSPSVRIRPQQLFGAVIGVVVVVGACGCGSSSAPAASSTSAAPATTTAAGVRPLDQPALEGIIAPLARQWSVPGVVALVRTPAGDIGAAYGTRTFGGGPAVTPADRVRVGSLTKTWTGTVILQQAQEGKLALDDPVSKFRPDVPGGQAITIAELLDMRSGLYNYSETRELAEAMDADPGRVWQPEELLAMAYSHPPYFPPGQGYHYSNTNTVLLGLIAEQVDGTPLEQILQNRLFGPLGLRGTSFPPRTSAAIPDPHPQGYMYGTNVLTMGSPPALPPRMQAEVKAGTLLPNDRTADNPSWGWAAGAGISTVADLATWVEALAGGKVLGPQMQATRMASLRPTDPANPPEAPQYGLAIAKFGALYGHTGELPGFNAFAGADPVHKVTVVVWANLEPTADGHAAASEIAKEIIGRLYAPGASTTSPTPTR, encoded by the coding sequence GTGCCCGCGGTTTCACCCTCTGTACGGATTCGCCCCCAGCAGTTGTTCGGAGCGGTGATCGGTGTCGTCGTCGTGGTCGGTGCGTGCGGCTGCGGGTCGTCGTCGGCACCCGCGGCCTCGAGCACCTCGGCCGCGCCGGCCACCACCACCGCGGCCGGGGTCCGTCCACTGGACCAACCGGCGCTGGAGGGCATCATCGCCCCGCTGGCACGGCAGTGGTCGGTGCCGGGCGTGGTGGCGCTGGTGCGCACGCCCGCCGGCGATATCGGGGCCGCGTACGGCACCCGGACCTTCGGCGGCGGCCCGGCGGTCACCCCGGCCGACCGCGTCCGCGTCGGCTCCCTCACCAAGACCTGGACCGGCACGGTGATCCTGCAGCAGGCACAGGAAGGCAAACTGGCACTCGACGATCCGGTATCGAAATTCCGCCCCGATGTGCCAGGGGGACAGGCGATCACGATCGCCGAACTGCTCGATATGCGCAGCGGCTTGTACAACTACAGCGAAACCCGCGAGCTCGCCGAGGCGATGGATGCCGATCCGGGCCGGGTGTGGCAGCCCGAAGAGCTACTCGCCATGGCCTATTCGCATCCGCCCTACTTCCCGCCAGGGCAGGGGTATCACTACTCCAACACCAACACCGTCCTGCTCGGGCTCATCGCCGAACAGGTGGACGGCACACCGCTCGAGCAGATTCTGCAGAATCGGCTGTTCGGGCCACTCGGCCTGCGCGGCACCTCGTTTCCGCCCCGGACCTCCGCGGCGATACCCGATCCGCATCCGCAGGGCTACATGTACGGCACCAATGTGCTGACGATGGGTTCGCCCCCGGCGTTACCACCCCGGATGCAGGCCGAGGTCAAGGCGGGCACGCTCCTGCCGAACGACCGGACCGCCGACAATCCGTCCTGGGGCTGGGCGGCCGGCGCCGGCATCTCCACGGTCGCCGATCTCGCCACCTGGGTGGAGGCGCTGGCCGGAGGCAAGGTGCTCGGCCCTCAGATGCAGGCGACACGTATGGCGAGTCTGCGGCCGACCGATCCGGCCAACCCGCCCGAAGCGCCGCAGTACGGGTTGGCGATCGCGAAATTCGGTGCGCTGTACGGACATACGGGTGAGTTGCCCGGCTTCAACGCCTTCGCCGGCGCCGACCCGGTGCACAAGGTGACCGTGGTGGTGTGGGCCAATCTCGAACCCACCGCCGACGGGCACGCCGCGGCGAGCGAGATCGCCAAGGAGATCATCGGGCGGCTCTACGCCCCGGGCGCCTCGACCACCTCGCCCACACCCACCCGCTAG
- a CDS encoding baeRF11 domain-containing protein encodes MLHTDIPTRREIEALAERTGPWSVSIYLPTEAVTANPEANRIAFGNQVRTAAELITDAPSRMAVEDQLDDLTDDEDFWRYQSHTLVVHVTPQRMWTFRIPNRLGAAVTVSDRFLLKPLLRAITFPQSAFVLALAEGSARLVEVTPDRAAEDVSVPDMPRDAADFANKSSIGDRSPKRRLTGSEGKKVLVRQYARGVDRALRDILSGRDIPLILAAPEPIDGIYRSVASYGELLDDGIPGNPEHLSDQELADRARHILDGHYAAQLADLRELFDKRRGEARATTDLAEIARAATFGIVQTLLVDIDTAVPGTVSPETGAIEYGPESETEIPGIADEIARRALLSGARVLAVRASDIPEEAVAAAILRYSM; translated from the coding sequence GTGCTGCACACCGACATCCCGACCCGCCGCGAGATCGAGGCCCTCGCCGAACGGACCGGCCCCTGGTCGGTGTCGATCTATCTGCCGACCGAGGCGGTCACCGCGAACCCGGAGGCGAATCGGATCGCGTTCGGCAACCAGGTGCGCACGGCGGCCGAACTCATCACCGACGCACCCAGCCGGATGGCGGTCGAGGATCAGCTCGACGATCTCACCGACGATGAGGACTTCTGGCGCTACCAGTCGCACACCCTCGTCGTACACGTCACGCCGCAGCGGATGTGGACCTTCCGCATCCCCAATCGGCTCGGCGCCGCGGTGACGGTATCGGACCGGTTCCTGCTCAAACCGCTGTTGCGGGCGATCACCTTCCCGCAGAGCGCTTTCGTACTGGCGCTGGCCGAGGGCTCGGCCCGGCTGGTGGAGGTCACCCCGGACCGTGCCGCCGAGGACGTGTCGGTGCCCGATATGCCCCGTGACGCCGCCGATTTCGCCAACAAGTCCTCAATCGGCGATCGGTCGCCGAAGCGGCGGCTGACCGGCAGCGAGGGGAAGAAGGTGCTGGTGCGCCAGTACGCGCGCGGCGTCGACCGGGCGTTGCGCGACATTCTGTCCGGGCGCGACATTCCGCTGATCCTGGCCGCACCCGAGCCGATCGACGGGATCTACCGCTCGGTGGCCAGCTACGGTGAACTGCTCGACGACGGCATACCGGGAAATCCCGAACACCTGTCGGATCAGGAGCTGGCCGACCGGGCCCGCCACATTCTCGACGGTCACTACGCCGCGCAGCTCGCCGACCTGCGCGAACTGTTCGACAAGCGCCGCGGCGAGGCCCGCGCCACCACCGATCTGGCCGAGATCGCTCGCGCCGCCACCTTCGGTATCGTGCAGACCCTGCTGGTCGACATCGACACCGCCGTACCGGGAACGGTCTCACCCGAGACCGGGGCGATCGAATACGGGCCCGAATCCGAGACCGAGATTCCGGGAATCGCCGACGAGATCGCACGCCGGGCACTGTTGTCGGGCGCCCGGGTGCTGGCGGTGCGCGCATCCGATATCCCCGAAGAGGCCGTGGCCGCGGCCATCCTTCGCTATTCCATGTAG
- a CDS encoding alpha/beta fold hydrolase: MFDTSPLRTETVRVTTGSAELAVTIAGSGPPLVLLHGWPHTRHIWHRVAPELARAHRIVAPDLRGLGESSRPAHGYDAGTVAADIVGLLDRLGIGRAALMALDVSVPAAVLTALRHPDRVERLVVMESLLGDLPGAEEFLATGPPWWFGFHAVPGLAENVLIGHEADYIDWFLTSGTRQRDSIDPTLRAHLLRAYTGTDALRGGFAYYRALPETARQLSAATTAAALTVPTLAVGAGAVGDALHRQLATIADAVAGHLIPECGHIVPLDRPDALLARVTPFLA; this comes from the coding sequence GTGTTCGACACCTCCCCGCTGCGCACCGAAACAGTCCGTGTCACCACCGGTTCCGCGGAGTTGGCGGTGACGATCGCCGGATCCGGGCCACCGCTGGTTCTGCTGCACGGCTGGCCGCACACTCGCCACATCTGGCATCGGGTGGCGCCCGAACTCGCTCGCGCACACCGCATCGTCGCCCCGGATCTGCGCGGGCTGGGTGAGAGCAGCCGCCCCGCCCACGGCTACGACGCCGGCACCGTCGCCGCCGATATCGTGGGCCTGCTCGATCGGCTCGGCATCGGACGAGCCGCACTCATGGCCCTCGACGTCTCGGTCCCGGCGGCGGTACTGACCGCACTGCGCCACCCCGACCGGGTGGAGCGCCTGGTCGTGATGGAATCGCTGCTGGGCGATCTGCCCGGCGCCGAGGAATTCCTCGCCACCGGCCCGCCCTGGTGGTTCGGCTTCCACGCGGTGCCGGGCCTGGCCGAGAACGTCCTGATCGGACACGAGGCCGACTACATCGACTGGTTCCTCACCAGCGGAACGCGGCAGCGCGACAGTATCGACCCCACCCTGCGCGCACATCTGCTCCGGGCATACACCGGCACCGACGCACTGCGCGGCGGCTTCGCCTATTACCGGGCGCTGCCGGAGACCGCCCGCCAACTGTCGGCGGCGACCACGGCGGCCGCGTTGACGGTTCCGACGCTGGCGGTGGGCGCCGGGGCGGTCGGCGACGCTCTCCATCGGCAGCTGGCGACCATCGCCGATGCCGTCGCCGGCCATCTGATTCCGGAGTGCGGCCATATCGTTCCGCTCGATCGGCCCGACGCACTGCTCGCGCGCGTCACGCCGTTTCTGGCCTGA
- a CDS encoding YihY/virulence factor BrkB family protein, translating to MAVGSEPSLRYRMFRRTEVRVLLRTVRAAWSDELSDWAAALTYYSMLSLFPALLIAIVALSLAGPVPADSLAGAAGRLGPGDGTTLISDSIRHLESVKSLSGPMAIAGLLSAFWTVSTYLGAFIRAANALYGVRESRSAWTTLPLRLALGLMMVAAVVVTVLGFAVTPEVAEHIGNRLGVGSAGLFVWSIVKWPVLAVLVSIALALLYRVAPNTEGQRLRWLTSGSVLAVAIWIAGSAGLAIYAAHFDSLDRVYGSLAAAVVLLMWLWLTNFAILLGAVVDAQLTRNKAMRINGISQSPPID from the coding sequence GTGGCGGTCGGGTCGGAGCCCAGCCTGCGGTATCGGATGTTTCGCCGGACCGAGGTCAGGGTGCTGCTGCGCACGGTGCGCGCGGCATGGTCGGACGAATTGTCCGACTGGGCAGCGGCATTGACGTACTACAGCATGTTGTCGCTGTTTCCGGCGCTGCTGATCGCCATCGTGGCGCTGAGCCTCGCGGGCCCGGTACCCGCGGACTCGCTGGCGGGGGCCGCCGGACGGCTCGGTCCCGGCGACGGAACGACGCTCATCTCCGATTCGATCCGCCACCTCGAGTCGGTGAAGTCGCTGTCGGGACCGATGGCGATCGCGGGCCTGCTGTCGGCGTTCTGGACGGTGTCGACCTACCTCGGCGCCTTCATCCGGGCGGCCAACGCGCTCTACGGTGTCCGGGAGAGCCGATCGGCGTGGACGACGCTGCCGCTGCGGCTGGCCCTGGGCCTGATGATGGTCGCCGCCGTCGTGGTCACCGTGCTGGGTTTCGCGGTCACCCCGGAAGTCGCCGAACACATCGGCAACCGCCTCGGGGTGGGTTCGGCGGGTCTTTTCGTGTGGTCGATCGTGAAATGGCCGGTGCTGGCGGTGCTGGTGAGCATCGCGCTGGCACTGCTGTATCGGGTCGCGCCGAATACCGAGGGGCAGCGACTGCGCTGGCTCACCTCCGGAAGTGTGCTGGCAGTGGCGATCTGGATCGCCGGGTCGGCGGGACTGGCGATCTACGCGGCCCATTTCGATTCGCTCGATCGCGTGTACGGATCCCTGGCGGCCGCCGTGGTCCTGTTGATGTGGTTGTGGCTCACCAACTTCGCGATTCTGCTCGGCGCGGTCGTCGATGCCCAGCTCACCCGGAACAAGGCGATGCGCATCAACGGGATCTCGCAGTCGCCGCCGATCGACTGA
- a CDS encoding DUF6131 family protein, whose amino-acid sequence MIVLGVVLLVLGFLFGIPILWTLGIIAVVVGAILALLGTLGRPVGGRAHYF is encoded by the coding sequence ATGATCGTTCTCGGAGTTGTTCTCCTTGTTCTCGGTTTCCTCTTCGGAATCCCGATTCTGTGGACCCTGGGCATCATCGCGGTCGTGGTGGGCGCGATCCTCGCGCTGCTCGGCACGCTGGGCCGCCCGGTGGGTGGCCGCGCTCACTATTTCTAG
- a CDS encoding winged helix-turn-helix transcriptional regulator has protein sequence MTPSPDVTGRQGDLFDPSCPTRDLLDRIGTKWTSMTIKILAERYPAEVRFGELRRAMTGVSQKMLSQTLRGLVADGLVTRRVESTVPPQVHYGLTELGLSLEVPLAALRAWAQAHMAEVDEHRAGDRAEAGQR, from the coding sequence GTGACGCCGAGCCCGGACGTCACCGGTCGGCAGGGCGACCTGTTCGATCCCAGCTGTCCGACCCGCGACCTGCTGGACCGGATCGGGACCAAATGGACCTCGATGACGATCAAGATCCTCGCCGAGAGATATCCGGCGGAGGTGCGATTCGGCGAGTTGCGCCGGGCGATGACCGGGGTCTCGCAGAAGATGCTGTCGCAGACGCTGCGGGGCCTGGTCGCCGACGGTCTGGTCACCCGGCGCGTGGAGTCGACGGTGCCGCCGCAGGTGCATTACGGGCTCACCGAACTCGGCCTGTCGCTGGAGGTTCCGCTCGCGGCACTGCGAGCCTGGGCGCAGGCGCATATGGCCGAGGTCGATGAGCATCGCGCCGGCGATCGCGCGGAGGCGGGGCAGAGGTAA
- a CDS encoding DUF4389 domain-containing protein has translation MQPEASHYPVRVRGDLDPALSRWQWIVKWFLAIPHYIVLFFLHIAYGVVTIIAFFAILVTGRYPRGLFDFNVGVLRWSWRVRFYALSALGTDRYPPFSLRPDENYPADLDVGYPEHLHRGLVLIKWWLLAIPQYLIVWAFVGGSRTWGGDDDGTVMVWIPLLFILVLIAAIALLFTGRYPGGLFAFVVGVNRWILRVRAYASLMCDDYPPFRLDQGPREPEITTRPTEPGYGA, from the coding sequence ATGCAACCCGAGGCATCGCACTATCCGGTCCGTGTGCGCGGCGATCTGGATCCCGCGCTGTCGCGCTGGCAGTGGATCGTGAAGTGGTTCCTGGCCATTCCGCACTACATCGTGCTGTTCTTCCTGCACATCGCCTACGGCGTGGTGACGATCATCGCGTTCTTCGCCATCCTCGTCACCGGGCGCTATCCGCGGGGCCTGTTCGATTTCAACGTCGGCGTCCTGCGGTGGTCGTGGCGGGTTCGGTTCTACGCGCTCTCGGCGCTGGGCACCGACCGGTACCCGCCGTTCAGCCTGCGGCCCGACGAGAACTATCCGGCCGATCTCGACGTCGGGTATCCGGAGCATCTGCACCGCGGCCTGGTCCTGATCAAATGGTGGCTGCTGGCGATACCTCAGTATCTGATCGTGTGGGCGTTCGTCGGCGGATCCCGGACCTGGGGTGGCGACGACGACGGCACCGTCATGGTGTGGATTCCCCTGCTGTTCATCCTGGTCCTCATCGCCGCGATCGCACTGCTGTTCACCGGCCGCTATCCGGGCGGACTGTTCGCGTTCGTCGTCGGGGTGAACCGGTGGATCCTGCGCGTGCGCGCCTACGCGTCGCTGATGTGTGACGACTATCCACCGTTCCGACTCGACCAGGGTCCGCGGGAACCCGAGATCACCACGCGCCCAACCGAACCGGGCTACGGAGCCTGA
- a CDS encoding thioesterase family protein, with the protein MVAFFRRTDSGLVASDIAVSRWSPGQVAGPAICGLLARELETHCPEAGFIPARLTVDLFRPVRDEPLTVHSTVVREGTRVRVADAWIEQQDRIRVRASVMYLAVAQQPPGQVWQADPDLPVPDIRLDEPTGQPPLFKCGDGEWSGDFAAAQNGERKSCWQNLPALVDGEQISPFQRAAFLGDTTNLVCHWGTEGVGYINSDMTLTLTRLPRGHELGLHAQDHISSDGVAVGTATLYDRQGRLGTCVVTAVADARRQVDMADTTV; encoded by the coding sequence ATGGTGGCATTCTTCCGCCGCACGGACAGCGGACTGGTCGCGAGCGACATCGCCGTGAGCAGGTGGTCACCCGGCCAGGTCGCGGGACCGGCGATCTGCGGGCTGCTGGCCCGTGAACTCGAAACCCACTGCCCGGAAGCCGGTTTCATACCCGCGCGACTCACCGTGGACCTGTTCCGCCCCGTCCGCGACGAACCGCTCACGGTGCACAGCACGGTGGTGCGCGAGGGCACCCGGGTGCGGGTCGCGGACGCCTGGATCGAGCAGCAGGACCGGATCCGGGTGCGGGCCTCGGTGATGTATCTGGCCGTGGCGCAGCAGCCGCCGGGGCAGGTGTGGCAGGCCGACCCGGACCTGCCGGTCCCGGATATCCGTCTCGATGAGCCGACCGGTCAGCCGCCGCTGTTCAAATGCGGAGACGGTGAGTGGTCCGGCGATTTCGCCGCCGCGCAGAACGGCGAGCGCAAATCGTGCTGGCAGAACCTTCCGGCGTTGGTGGACGGGGAGCAGATCTCACCGTTCCAGCGCGCCGCCTTTCTCGGCGACACCACCAATCTGGTGTGCCACTGGGGCACCGAAGGCGTCGGCTACATCAACAGCGATATGACGCTCACCCTCACCCGGCTGCCGCGCGGCCACGAGCTGGGATTACACGCCCAGGACCATATTTCGTCCGATGGCGTCGCGGTCGGCACCGCCACGCTCTACGACCGGCAGGGACGGCTGGGCACCTGCGTCGTCACCGCCGTCGCCGACGCGCGCCGCCAGGTAGATATGGCCGACACGACCGTCTGA
- a CDS encoding DUF1059 domain-containing protein — translation MKTRLGCPCGEQIVGTDEDDLVEKTKQHLAENHPGHDYSREEILFLAY, via the coding sequence GTGAAGACCAGACTGGGCTGCCCCTGTGGTGAACAGATCGTCGGAACCGATGAGGACGACCTCGTCGAGAAGACCAAGCAGCATCTGGCGGAGAACCACCCCGGCCACGACTACTCACGCGAGGAAATCCTCTTTCTCGCCTATTGA
- a CDS encoding nitroreductase family deazaflavin-dependent oxidoreductase, with protein MSTPDDWNTGIINEFRANEGRVGGPFEGAPMLLVHHRGRKSGRELITPMLYLPDEHHPDVIYVFASKAGAPTNPAWYYNLTTAGTADVERGTEKYPVTVEEITGEPRDRIFAEQARRYPGFAGYAEKTAGIRTIPVLALRRS; from the coding sequence ATGAGCACACCCGATGACTGGAACACTGGGATCATCAACGAGTTCCGGGCCAACGAGGGTCGCGTAGGCGGCCCGTTCGAAGGCGCCCCGATGCTCCTCGTCCACCATCGCGGCCGCAAGAGCGGCCGCGAACTGATCACCCCCATGTTGTATCTGCCCGATGAACACCATCCGGACGTGATCTACGTCTTCGCCAGTAAGGCCGGCGCCCCGACCAACCCCGCCTGGTACTACAACCTCACCACCGCGGGGACCGCGGACGTCGAACGCGGCACCGAGAAATACCCGGTCACCGTCGAGGAGATCACCGGTGAACCCCGTGATCGGATCTTCGCCGAACAAGCTCGCCGATATCCGGGTTTCGCCGGCTACGCCGAGAAGACCGCCGGGATCCGGACCATTCCGGTACTCGCCCTGCGTCGTAGTTGA